The Rhopalosiphum maidis isolate BTI-1 chromosome 1, ASM367621v3, whole genome shotgun sequence genome has a segment encoding these proteins:
- the LOC113561276 gene encoding uncharacterized protein LOC113561276, with amino-acid sequence MRFTILLFQIMYLIFRVVGGSNSYYCTGSNSGISGNVHFKCVKKLCNGTLCETIIDYLDKPGPDVTIDTNNKVLLNLEIENISTIHVLFINYVRDSVNSNFTTYRLLKPIVLKVQIAGPREFYKLRFINYVNGGPTEEVISKATRKNYFGCDSGNISPTCGIQYYGLSEPVPFSNGFCCSCLDSVNAARQQRSSEVMSKINISITTNNDVVIQPRGEQDCKNINNNSPSYANSYTYHESAHCFRYSDLWFNVYKVEKSETVLPLTLELFKKSENSIYLPQQKCLSSLSSNSNQTIMKNLVSYRYEVKGLNETVENDLMAMFILIPQNVPKTYQYGLPYLNDQPAGKYLAIHPSKMSKNSGVECDKIGVEPRAFYEQPDRCYRPRGTCLGEQPVQLLQQREADCSEEPSAGAASGRLFIEDYVKGDISFDDVHDHIIVDRQPVSTSAEIPVSVQSVGEVRLDDNAVINDKILLQISEVHAILDNDCNNTAKLLVFVTNLGLKTADFFIDTFSPRDSKKIRKKRGQAVVHPQQTEKILLAFECHTDECVATVRLYTEHAADVAVASRKCKVVRGSGCYCLWHRRCKCYQAESPCAVDSRSLSQAQYTGAGFLGDVPPRTAIAEEAVHDRNTLAASLIFLIGYLAVALVLGLLKAVSPYRSHWLWTVGLGKRHLGAYKEPELRTCPVVRDDHGYCVHPIIKCRHIQLLDRGQEFVINALFFVILPTAMVYQAHCNLTGDCCFVAQDHSSCCIALSAHRQSRDDFDLPLQTNSCDFLQAHGSNTSESIE; translated from the exons ATGAGATTTACGATATTGCTCTtccaaattatgtatttaatatttcgagTAGTTGGTGGATCTAATAGCTACTACTGTACGGGTTCAAATAGTGGTATCAGTGgcaatgtacattttaaatgtgtaaaaaaattatgcaacGGTACTTTGTGCGAAACAATAATCGACTACTTAGATAAACCCGGACCGGACGTAACTATAGATACCAACAATAAGGTATTGTTGAATCTCGAAATCGAAAACATTTCTACTATTCAC gtactatttattaactatgttCGTGATTcagtaaattcaaattttacaacGTATCGTCTCTTGAAACCAATCGTTTTAAAAGTCCAAATAGCTGGACCAAGAGAGTTTTACAAGTTGCGTTTCATAAAC tatgTAAATGGTGGACCGACAGAAGAAGTGATCAGTAAAGCGACcaggaaaaattattttggatgCGATTCTGGAAACATTAGCCCCACGTGCGGTATTCAGTATTATGGCTTAAGTGAACCGGTGCCTTTTTCAAAT GGTTTTTGTTGTTCGTGTCTCGATTCGGTCAATGCTGCACGTCAACAAAGATCGTCCGAGGTAATGagcaaaataaacatttcaataacGACCAACAACGATGTTGTTATTCAACCAAGAGGCGAACAAGATTGTAAAAACATCAACAATAATAGTCCCAGTTACGCGAATTCATATACTTATCACGAGAGTGCGCATTGTTTTAGATATAGCGatttatg GTtcaatgtttataaagtaGAAAAATCGGAAACGGTCTTACCACTGACATTggagttattcaaaaaaagcGAAAACAGCATTTACTTGCcccaacaaaaatgtttatcatcatt ATCATCCAACAGCAACCAGACCATTATGAAGAATTTGGTATCGTATCGATATGAGGTCAAGGGTTTAAATGAAACAGTCGAAAACGATTTGATGGCCATGTTTATCCTGATACCTCAGAACGTACCTAAAACTTACCAATACGGTCTACCGTACTTAAACG ATCAACCGGCCGGAAAGTACCTCGCGATCCATCCGAGTAAGATGTCTAAAAACAGCGGTGTCGAATGCGACAAAATCGGAGTGGAACCACGAGCTTTCTACGAACAGCCGGACAGGTGTTATCGGCCGCGGGGCACCTGTCTCGGCGAACAGCCCGTCCAATTGCTGCAGCAGCGCGAGGCAGACTGCAGCGAGGAACCGTCGGCGGGTGCCGCAAGTGGTCGTTTGTTCATCGAAGACTATGTGAAAGGTGACATCAGTTTCGACGACGTGCACGACCACATTATCGTGGACCGTCAGCCGGTCTCGACCTCTGCCGAAATACCCGTGTCCGTGCAGAGCGTCGGAGAGGTCAGACTGGACGACAACGCCGTCATCAACGACAA GATTTTGCTCCAGATAAGCGAGGTACACGCGATTCTTGACAACGATTGTAATAACACCGCGAAATTGCTCGTATTCGTGACGAATTTAGGCTTGAAAACGGCAGATTTCTTCATTGACACTTTTAGTCCTAGAGACTcgaaaaaaatcagaaaaaaacgGGGACAAGCGGTCGTACATCCCCAGCAGACCGAAAAGATCTTATTGGCATTCGAATGCCATACCGACGAATGCGTCGCGACCG TGCGGTTGTACACCGAACACGCCGCAGACGTCGCAGTGGCGTCCAGAAAGTGCAAGGTCGTCCGAGGTTCCGGTTGCTACTGTCTGTGGCACAGACGGTGCAAGTGTTACCAGGCAGAATCGCCATGTGCTGTCGACAGTAGATCGTTGAGCCAGGCACAGTACACCGGCGCCGGGTTCCTGGGCGACGTGCCCCCGAGGACGGCGATCGCCGAGGAAGCCGTCCACGACCGGAACACGCTGGCCGCCAGTCTGATTTTTCTGATCGGCTACCTGGCCGTGGCGCTAGTTCTGGGCCTGCTCAAAGCTGTGTCGCCGTACCGCAGCCACTGGCTGTGGACAGTCGGTCTCGGCAAACGGCACCTGGGCGCGTACAAAGAACCGGAACTCAGAACGTGCCCGGTGGTCCGGGACGACCACGGTTACTGCGTGCACCCCATAATCAAGTGCCGGCACATACAGCTGCTGGACAGGGGACAGGAATTCGTTATCAACGCGCTGTTCTTCGTCATCCTGCCGACCGCCATGGTGTACCAGGCGCACTGCAACCTGACGGGCGATTGCTGTTTCGTGGCCCAAGACCACTCGTCGTGTTGTATTGCTCTGTCGGCCCATCGGCAATCTCGCGACGATTTCGATTTGCCGCTGCAGACCAACAGTTGCGATTTTCTACAGGCGCACGGGTCGAATACGTCGGAAAGCATCGAATGA